One Lentibacillus cibarius DNA window includes the following coding sequences:
- a CDS encoding thioredoxin domain-containing protein produces MANRLQYEKSPYLLQHKDNPVDWYPWGEEAFAKAKQEDKPIFLSVGYSTCHWCHVLAHESFEDDEVASFLNEHYVSIKVDREERPDIDSVYMKVCQMMTGQGGWPLSIFMTPDKVPFYAGTYFPRESKYGMPGFMDVITQLHQKYKQDHERITEVTQSVTDALAKTVSAKSEHRLTKDMTDKAFKQLGNRFDAVNGGFSSAPKFPAPHQLLYLLRYHYFTGNTAARKMVEHTLDAMAAGGIYDHVGFGFARYSTDEKWLVPHFEKMLYDNALLLMAYTEGYQVTKNERYKTVSEQIISFVMREMRSPGGGFYSAIDADSEGVEGKYYVWDYDEVMQILGEQRGNLYTTVYGITPRGNFEGKNIPNLLQTDFQAVASDNDLTTTELLEELEKARKQLLDAREKRVYPHVDDKVLTSWNAMMIAALAKAGSAFNEPAYTDTAKETMAFVERNLIQDDRLMARYRDGDVRFNGYLDDYAFLIWSYIELYEATFSVSYLEKARSMASRMIDLFWDDEEGGFFFSGQDSEQLLTREKEVYDGALPSGNSVAAAVLTKLGHLTGETDYLDKLDEMYYAFYDDVRQATAASTHFIQSLLLSENPAKEVVVIGGPDPFTAELQQTFLPDVALLAGDDTEKLAAAAPFTSSYRKLDGQTTVYVCENFTCHQPTTDMETAKVLIWNDQSE; encoded by the coding sequence ATGGCTAATCGCCTGCAATACGAAAAGTCACCATATCTCCTGCAACACAAGGATAATCCGGTTGACTGGTACCCATGGGGTGAGGAGGCATTTGCCAAAGCGAAACAGGAAGACAAACCGATTTTCCTCTCAGTCGGTTATTCGACGTGTCATTGGTGTCACGTCCTCGCCCATGAATCATTTGAAGATGATGAAGTAGCGAGTTTTTTGAACGAGCATTACGTTTCTATTAAAGTTGACCGGGAAGAACGTCCGGACATCGATTCCGTCTACATGAAAGTTTGCCAAATGATGACCGGGCAAGGTGGCTGGCCGTTATCGATTTTCATGACGCCAGATAAAGTGCCCTTTTACGCTGGAACGTATTTTCCAAGAGAAAGTAAATATGGCATGCCCGGTTTTATGGATGTTATCACACAGCTCCATCAAAAATATAAACAAGATCATGAACGTATCACCGAAGTCACCCAAAGTGTTACCGACGCCCTTGCCAAAACTGTCAGTGCCAAGAGTGAACACCGGCTGACGAAAGACATGACCGACAAAGCATTCAAGCAGCTAGGAAACCGGTTTGATGCTGTGAATGGCGGGTTCAGTAGCGCACCAAAATTTCCAGCACCACACCAGTTGCTTTATTTGCTACGGTATCATTATTTCACCGGTAATACAGCAGCTCGAAAAATGGTCGAGCATACGCTTGATGCGATGGCGGCGGGTGGCATTTATGACCATGTCGGGTTCGGCTTTGCCCGGTACTCCACCGATGAAAAATGGCTCGTGCCACACTTTGAAAAAATGCTCTATGACAATGCCCTGCTTTTGATGGCCTATACGGAAGGCTACCAGGTTACAAAAAATGAACGGTACAAAACAGTTAGTGAACAGATCATCTCGTTTGTGATGCGTGAGATGCGTAGCCCAGGAGGCGGGTTTTACTCAGCCATCGACGCGGATTCAGAAGGAGTGGAAGGTAAGTATTACGTTTGGGATTACGATGAAGTGATGCAGATTCTCGGTGAACAGCGCGGCAACCTATATACAACCGTTTACGGCATCACCCCTAGAGGCAATTTTGAAGGAAAAAATATCCCAAATCTACTGCAGACGGATTTTCAGGCGGTGGCGTCGGACAATGACCTTACCACGACGGAGCTGCTTGAAGAATTGGAAAAAGCGCGGAAACAACTGCTGGACGCCCGGGAAAAAAGAGTCTATCCGCACGTCGATGATAAAGTCCTCACATCATGGAACGCGATGATGATCGCCGCACTCGCAAAAGCCGGGAGCGCCTTTAACGAACCGGCCTATACTGACACCGCCAAAGAAACAATGGCTTTTGTGGAAAGAAATCTTATTCAGGATGACCGGTTAATGGCGCGCTACCGGGATGGTGACGTCCGATTCAACGGCTACCTGGACGACTATGCCTTTTTGATCTGGTCGTATATAGAACTATACGAAGCTACTTTTTCTGTTTCATATCTGGAAAAAGCACGCAGTATGGCTAGTCGGATGATTGACCTGTTTTGGGATGATGAAGAAGGTGGTTTTTTCTTCAGTGGGCAAGATAGTGAACAGCTGCTTACTAGGGAGAAGGAAGTGTATGATGGTGCCCTTCCATCCGGTAACAGTGTTGCAGCGGCCGTGCTGACTAAACTCGGGCATTTAACTGGGGAGACTGACTATCTTGATAAGCTGGATGAAATGTATTATGCGTTTTATGATGATGTCCGGCAGGCAACGGCAGCAAGCACCCATTTTATACAAAGTCTGTTGCTATCGGAAAATCCAGCGAAAGAAGTCGTCGTCATTGGTGGACCGGATCCATTTACAGCCGAGTTACAACAAACTTTTCTGCCTGATGTAGCACTTCTGGCCGGTGACGACACGGAAAAACTAGCTGCCGCCGCACCATTTACGTCCAGTTACCGTAAACTCGATGGTCAGACAACCGTATACGTTTGTGAAAACTTTACCTGCCACCAGCCAACGACCGACATGGAAACGGCCAAGGTGCTCATTTGGAACGACCAATCGGAGTGA
- a CDS encoding AbgT family transporter has translation MASNTKEEKNSIFSGFLNGIERVGNKLPEPFMLFVFLAVAVVIVSGFISLFDVTFSQPGSNEQMKIKSLLSSEGLQFMVTSVIDNFIGFKPLGIVLTMMLGVGLADKVGLLETLIKNTILRAPKTLITYAVIFTGILGNLAADAAFVIVPPLAAMVFYNVGRHPLAGLAAGFAGVGAGFTANIIVANTDAVLSGISAEVMETVEGAATVTPVDNWYFMLVSTLLLTTAGGLITERIVEPRLGVYDGDMKQGFDETTSLEKKGLRNAAIAAVVYIAMLLTALFWPESPLRNDEGGMIPSPFISGIVPVIMLFFITIGVTYGVTLKKIENSRSIAKYMGEAMKDMSSFIVLIFAVAQFVAYFNWTNIGTWLAVSGASFLESMNMTGMIVVVAFVLLTALLNLLVFSGSAQWGLEAPVFLKMFYFLDYHPAFIQAAYRVADSSTNIVTPMNPYFVIVLAFMKEYDKKAGLGTLMALMLPYTLVFLVIWTILLLGFAFLGIPFGPGVGVHV, from the coding sequence ATGGCATCAAACACGAAAGAGGAAAAGAACTCTATTTTTTCCGGTTTTTTGAATGGCATAGAACGCGTCGGAAATAAATTGCCCGAACCGTTTATGTTATTTGTTTTTCTAGCTGTTGCAGTTGTCATCGTATCCGGCTTCATCTCATTATTTGATGTGACGTTTTCACAGCCGGGAAGCAACGAACAAATGAAAATAAAAAGTTTACTATCCAGTGAAGGTCTCCAATTCATGGTGACATCGGTTATTGATAATTTTATCGGGTTTAAACCGCTTGGCATTGTTTTGACAATGATGCTTGGAGTAGGGCTCGCTGATAAAGTAGGGCTGCTGGAGACCCTTATTAAAAATACGATTCTCCGCGCTCCGAAAACACTTATTACGTACGCGGTCATTTTCACCGGCATTCTTGGCAATCTAGCCGCCGATGCTGCCTTTGTTATTGTACCGCCGCTTGCAGCAATGGTGTTTTATAATGTGGGCCGGCATCCGTTAGCAGGGTTGGCTGCCGGTTTTGCTGGCGTTGGTGCTGGTTTTACGGCCAATATTATCGTTGCTAATACGGATGCTGTACTTTCCGGTATATCTGCTGAAGTAATGGAAACGGTTGAAGGAGCAGCAACGGTTACACCAGTTGATAACTGGTACTTCATGCTTGTCTCAACGCTTTTGCTCACCACGGCTGGAGGATTGATTACCGAGCGAATTGTTGAGCCTCGGCTCGGTGTTTATGACGGGGACATGAAACAAGGTTTTGACGAAACGACCTCACTTGAGAAAAAAGGACTCCGCAATGCGGCTATTGCTGCAGTTGTGTACATTGCAATGCTGCTTACGGCTCTTTTTTGGCCTGAATCACCGCTACGCAATGATGAAGGTGGCATGATTCCGTCACCATTCATCTCTGGTATTGTACCAGTGATCATGCTGTTTTTCATTACAATTGGGGTTACCTATGGCGTCACGTTGAAAAAAATCGAAAACTCCAGATCCATCGCCAAATATATGGGTGAAGCGATGAAAGACATGTCCAGTTTCATCGTTTTAATTTTCGCTGTAGCCCAGTTTGTAGCTTATTTTAATTGGACGAATATCGGCACATGGCTGGCCGTTAGTGGTGCGTCGTTTCTGGAATCAATGAATATGACAGGCATGATTGTTGTCGTAGCTTTTGTCTTATTGACTGCGCTGCTGAACTTGCTCGTGTTCAGCGGTTCGGCGCAATGGGGGTTAGAGGCGCCGGTATTTCTGAAGATGTTTTATTTCTTGGATTACCATCCGGCATTCATTCAGGCTGCTTATCGTGTCGCCGACTCATCGACAAATATCGTTACACCTATGAATCCGTATTTTGTCATTGTGCTTGCATTTATGAAAGAATACGATAAGAAAGCAGGCCTTGGAACATTAATGGCCCTCATGCTCCCATATACGCTCGTTTTTTTGGTTATATGGACGATTTTGCTGCTTGGATTTGCCTTTTTGGGTATTCCATTCGGCCCTGGGGTAGGGGTACACGTGTGA
- a CDS encoding DUF362 domain-containing protein translates to MAFVILDPCRGEKSGECVTVCPVDCIEEGPEQFYIDPDVCIDCGACKAVCPVDAIVEEFDMTPEQEKYLEEAEAFFGSS, encoded by the coding sequence ATGGCATTTGTAATATTGGATCCTTGTCGTGGTGAAAAGTCTGGTGAGTGTGTGACGGTCTGCCCTGTTGACTGTATTGAGGAAGGACCGGAGCAATTTTATATAGATCCTGATGTCTGCATTGATTGTGGTGCATGCAAGGCCGTATGCCCTGTTGACGCCATTGTAGAGGAGTTCGACATGACTCCTGAACAGGAAAAATATCTGGAAGAAGCTGAAGCATTTTTCGGCAGCAGCTAA
- a CDS encoding CHY zinc finger protein: MKVIGAVDDETRCRHYHGPRDRIAIKFYCCGEYFSCFQCHEEYGCGARKIWPREAFAEKAILCGNCRMEMTILDYVTGGNKCPSCNKAFNSGCSLHHHLYFEV; this comes from the coding sequence ATGAAAGTAATAGGCGCGGTTGATGATGAAACTCGGTGCCGGCATTATCATGGACCACGAGACAGAATTGCCATTAAATTCTATTGCTGTGGGGAATACTTTTCTTGTTTTCAATGTCATGAGGAATATGGATGTGGCGCAAGAAAAATTTGGCCACGGGAGGCATTTGCCGAAAAAGCTATCCTGTGTGGAAATTGCCGGATGGAAATGACGATACTAGACTATGTAACGGGTGGCAACAAGTGTCCATCCTGCAATAAGGCGTTTAATTCAGGGTGTTCGCTGCATCACCATCTCTATTTTGAAGTGTGA
- a CDS encoding hydantoinase/oxoprolinase family protein yields the protein MRVATDIGGTFTDMVYVDEGGQIEIAKGPTTPPNFEQGVIDILKNSGINQEAISTFIHGTTVIINALTERKGAKTGLITTEGFRDVLEIARGNRPDLFNIRYKKPEPFIERSLRKEVTERLNYKGEVLTPLDKEQVKELVNYFKREGVEAIAVAYLHSYVNPKHEKETVKLIKELWPEVSVSASHDVTKEWREYERTNTVALNSYVQPTATSYVNRLDNKLAELNTESQKFIMQSNGGTTTFEEAKKVPINMVESGPVAGIYGAAVLGDLIGEENMIAFDIGGTTAKCSLIEQGEVKVSTDYYIERNDRNAGYPIKTPVVDIVEIGNGGGSIAWLDEAGALKVGPESAGAVPGPVSYGQGGTEPTTTDANLLTGRLSADNFDYNVDLNLVKEVIKEKIADHFDMTTEEAALGIIRIANSNMLNALKLISIRKGHNPQDFTLVAFGGGGSMHAPALAKELGVKKVVIPVASPVFSAWGMLMSDLRHDYIKTFIKRLNKLEQSEIWEQWNQIDNEAYEQFNNEGIAKEEIVFHRYADMRYLGQEHTVKVPIPDGDWSDEHLQRIVETFHQLHEQNYTFRLDGTETEIVNLHVTAFGKVEKPKFKKRETSTTLEDAKIETREVYFENPKGWVHTDVYNRELLPANEPIKGPAIVEEKAAVTVLYQGQTLRVDDYGNLIIETGAR from the coding sequence ATGAGAGTTGCAACTGATATTGGAGGAACATTTACAGACATGGTATATGTTGATGAAGGCGGGCAAATTGAGATTGCTAAAGGTCCCACAACCCCTCCAAACTTCGAACAGGGTGTTATTGATATATTGAAAAACAGTGGAATTAACCAAGAAGCCATTTCTACATTCATCCATGGCACTACTGTGATTATTAACGCCTTAACTGAAAGAAAAGGCGCAAAGACTGGATTAATTACGACGGAAGGATTTAGGGATGTTCTGGAAATTGCGAGGGGAAACCGTCCAGATTTATTTAATATCCGTTATAAGAAACCTGAACCGTTCATTGAACGAAGTCTTCGAAAAGAAGTCACTGAACGACTTAATTACAAAGGTGAAGTTCTCACCCCCTTGGACAAAGAACAGGTAAAAGAGTTAGTTAATTATTTCAAAAGGGAGGGTGTAGAGGCGATAGCAGTAGCTTACTTGCATTCCTATGTAAATCCAAAACATGAAAAAGAGACGGTTAAATTAATTAAAGAATTATGGCCAGAAGTCTCCGTATCTGCCTCTCACGATGTTACAAAGGAATGGCGAGAGTATGAACGAACAAATACAGTCGCATTAAATTCCTATGTTCAGCCAACAGCAACTTCATATGTTAATAGATTAGATAATAAATTGGCTGAATTAAACACTGAAAGTCAAAAGTTTATCATGCAATCGAATGGCGGCACAACGACATTTGAAGAAGCTAAAAAAGTTCCAATTAACATGGTAGAATCCGGACCAGTCGCAGGAATTTATGGTGCTGCTGTACTCGGCGATTTAATAGGTGAAGAGAATATGATTGCATTTGACATTGGAGGAACGACAGCGAAATGCTCATTGATTGAACAAGGCGAAGTGAAAGTCTCTACGGATTATTATATTGAACGTAATGATCGGAATGCAGGTTATCCGATAAAAACACCAGTAGTTGATATCGTGGAAATTGGTAATGGTGGTGGATCAATAGCTTGGTTAGATGAAGCCGGTGCACTTAAAGTCGGCCCTGAATCAGCCGGAGCAGTTCCTGGGCCTGTATCGTATGGTCAAGGTGGTACTGAACCTACAACAACAGATGCAAATCTATTAACTGGCAGGCTTTCCGCTGATAATTTTGACTATAATGTTGATTTGAACTTGGTTAAAGAAGTCATTAAGGAAAAGATTGCTGATCATTTCGATATGACCACGGAAGAAGCAGCACTTGGCATTATCCGTATCGCGAATTCCAATATGTTAAATGCTCTTAAACTGATTTCAATCAGAAAAGGGCATAACCCTCAGGACTTCACATTAGTTGCGTTCGGTGGGGGCGGTTCGATGCATGCTCCCGCACTTGCAAAAGAATTGGGAGTCAAAAAAGTTGTTATCCCAGTTGCATCACCAGTGTTTTCTGCATGGGGCATGCTGATGAGTGATCTGCGTCATGATTATATAAAGACTTTCATTAAGCGGTTGAATAAACTCGAACAAAGTGAAATCTGGGAACAGTGGAATCAGATTGATAATGAAGCGTACGAACAGTTTAATAATGAAGGTATAGCTAAAGAAGAGATAGTGTTCCATCGGTATGCAGATATGCGTTACCTTGGTCAGGAACATACTGTGAAAGTCCCGATTCCAGATGGTGATTGGTCAGATGAACACTTACAAAGAATTGTCGAAACATTCCATCAATTACACGAACAAAATTATACGTTTCGACTTGATGGTACGGAAACTGAAATTGTTAATCTGCACGTCACCGCTTTTGGTAAAGTTGAAAAGCCTAAATTTAAGAAAAGGGAAACAAGTACAACCCTAGAGGATGCAAAAATAGAAACTAGGGAAGTTTATTTTGAGAATCCAAAAGGGTGGGTTCATACGGATGTCTACAACCGAGAATTACTTCCGGCAAACGAACCTATTAAGGGACCTGCAATTGTTGAAGAAAAAGCAGCAGTCACTGTACTTTATCAAGGCCAAACTTTAAGAGTAGATGATTATGGTAATTTAATAATCGAAACGGGGGCGAGATAA
- a CDS encoding Na+/H+ antiporter NhaC family protein produces MSNKEELDKATGDKTIQSLKFRAGAFGAAVPLLFFVVWAITISVLNLSSEVALVMGAVIGLTLGLLLCKSKWEDYAQGLFDGLAQPVGVIAMVAWFYAGMFAQVLQVGGLVEGLVWIGSVTGVEGGLFVALTFLLAAVFSTAVGTGYGTTVAFCTLMYPAGIAVGADPVFLFAGILAGAVFGDNLAPVSDTTIVSATTQDADVPGVVRSRFKYAITGAVPTVILFAIFGGGGSAAADSAAVDSVIQSVNPSGLIMLIPFALVLILALTGQHLITSLTWGIIVAIPLIVFLNLGSFGDILSFNPDSDAVVEGALIDGLTGYFNMAILILLIVAAAHLLRLGGTMEAITEGLVKWIKNSVRKAEVSIWAIVALLNSSITINTAAEIAAAPFVKELGSRYKIHRYRMANMLDAVTSALGYIFPWGAPVLLGFSTMKTVQGEYPWLPIVDPNAVFPFVFQGWFLVIIMLIAALTGLGIRYEGKNGEELKERPKD; encoded by the coding sequence ATGTCGAATAAGGAAGAGTTGGATAAGGCAACCGGTGACAAGACAATTCAGAGTCTGAAATTCCGAGCTGGTGCATTCGGTGCAGCTGTCCCGTTGCTATTTTTCGTCGTCTGGGCGATTACGATCAGTGTACTGAATCTATCGTCTGAGGTCGCACTTGTAATGGGAGCGGTCATTGGTTTGACACTCGGCTTGCTGCTCTGTAAAAGTAAGTGGGAAGATTATGCACAGGGGCTATTCGATGGTCTCGCCCAACCAGTGGGTGTCATTGCGATGGTTGCATGGTTTTATGCCGGTATGTTTGCACAAGTTCTGCAAGTTGGCGGACTTGTTGAAGGGTTGGTATGGATTGGATCCGTCACAGGTGTGGAAGGCGGCTTGTTCGTTGCATTAACGTTTTTGCTCGCTGCAGTATTTTCAACCGCTGTTGGGACTGGCTATGGAACGACTGTTGCATTCTGTACTTTGATGTATCCGGCGGGAATTGCTGTTGGTGCGGATCCAGTATTTTTGTTTGCCGGTATTTTAGCAGGGGCCGTGTTTGGGGATAACCTTGCACCGGTATCAGATACGACAATCGTTTCTGCGACAACACAGGATGCCGATGTTCCCGGCGTTGTGCGCAGCCGTTTCAAGTATGCGATTACAGGGGCGGTGCCGACTGTTATTTTATTTGCAATCTTCGGTGGTGGTGGAAGTGCGGCGGCCGATTCAGCTGCTGTTGACTCTGTAATTCAATCAGTTAATCCAAGTGGACTTATCATGCTTATTCCATTTGCATTAGTACTTATTCTTGCTTTAACCGGTCAGCATCTGATCACATCTCTGACATGGGGAATTATTGTAGCCATTCCACTTATTGTGTTCTTGAATTTAGGATCATTCGGCGACATCCTTAGCTTCAATCCGGATTCCGATGCGGTTGTGGAAGGTGCATTGATTGATGGGCTAACCGGTTACTTTAATATGGCCATCCTGATTCTCTTGATTGTTGCAGCTGCTCATTTGTTGCGGCTTGGCGGCACAATGGAGGCCATTACGGAAGGTTTGGTAAAATGGATTAAAAATTCCGTTCGCAAAGCAGAGGTATCCATTTGGGCTATTGTTGCTCTTTTAAACAGTTCCATCACGATTAATACGGCAGCAGAAATCGCCGCAGCACCATTTGTTAAGGAACTAGGCTCAAGATATAAAATACACCGGTACCGGATGGCGAATATGCTGGACGCTGTCACTTCAGCATTGGGCTATATTTTCCCTTGGGGTGCGCCGGTATTACTAGGATTCTCAACGATGAAGACGGTACAGGGAGAGTATCCATGGTTGCCGATTGTTGATCCGAATGCGGTGTTCCCGTTCGTTTTTCAAGGCTGGTTCCTTGTCATTATAATGCTGATTGCAGCACTTACCGGATTGGGAATACGCTATGAAGGCAAAAATGGTGAAGAATTGAAAGAAAGGCCAAAAGATTAA
- a CDS encoding DNA-methyltransferase — MDEELRLDAICGDVLGELKQIESASIDLIVTDPPYNLSKDYGETTDNLDFDAYLDFSRQWLHECKRVLKNDGTIYVFMGVRHISYIYMIMEQELGLVFNSWITWYYTQGIGKTKGFSPRHDDILMFTKSKQFNFYLDAIRIPQKYYRSRNNMRGANPGNVWEFSHVHYSNKNRQTHPTQKPEGLFERMILASSKKGDTVLDPFVGSGTTLRVCQQTGRNGIGIDANSDYIAMTHERLQQEFHGFDSIDVRLARVPNDLNDRDVRKAYIKNHIAWFLTNHHDTVKTFIDAVKEKYGHKMDEEEMMGLNALLEEKLHTKPRKSELPKIVVTSSKTGQPEPERK, encoded by the coding sequence ATGGATGAAGAACTACGGTTAGATGCCATTTGCGGTGATGTTCTAGGGGAACTAAAACAAATAGAGTCCGCATCAATTGACCTAATTGTCACCGACCCACCTTATAATTTATCCAAAGATTACGGAGAAACAACGGACAACCTTGACTTTGATGCGTATTTGGATTTTTCCAGACAATGGCTTCATGAATGCAAACGCGTCTTGAAAAATGACGGAACCATCTATGTATTTATGGGAGTCCGACACATATCCTACATTTATATGATTATGGAACAGGAACTAGGGCTTGTCTTTAATTCCTGGATAACATGGTATTACACCCAGGGAATCGGGAAAACAAAAGGATTTAGCCCTCGGCATGACGATATTCTCATGTTCACGAAAAGCAAACAATTTAACTTTTACTTGGATGCTATCCGTATTCCGCAAAAATATTACCGGAGCCGCAATAACATGCGTGGAGCCAACCCTGGCAATGTATGGGAATTCAGTCATGTGCATTACAGCAATAAAAACAGACAGACCCATCCGACGCAAAAGCCTGAGGGATTATTCGAGCGAATGATTTTGGCGAGCTCCAAAAAAGGCGATACGGTACTTGATCCATTCGTCGGCAGTGGCACCACACTCCGAGTTTGTCAGCAGACCGGCAGAAATGGGATTGGCATTGACGCAAACAGCGACTATATAGCCATGACCCATGAGCGACTGCAGCAGGAATTTCACGGATTTGACAGTATAGACGTTAGACTGGCGCGCGTACCAAATGACTTGAACGACCGGGACGTGCGTAAAGCTTATATCAAAAATCACATTGCCTGGTTTTTAACGAACCATCATGATACGGTTAAAACTTTCATCGATGCCGTCAAAGAAAAATACGGACATAAAATGGATGAGGAAGAAATGATGGGATTGAATGCCCTATTAGAGGAAAAACTACATACCAAGCCCAGGAAGAGCGAATTACCAAAAATAGTAGTTACATCCAGCAAAACAGGCCAACCCGAGCCAGAAAGGAAGTGA
- a CDS encoding helix-turn-helix domain-containing protein, with protein MEDISKKIKKIRLEKEMTLKDLSEKTGLSVSFLSQIERGNSSLAITSLKKISDAFDINIAYFFKEIENHNYAVRESEQKPFKLEGSNVQHIRLAGKFPERKMEPMLVTVPPNKLFIERHSHPGEEFYHVIKGTIIFKVEEKEYILNKGDSIHFPSEKVHEWKNPMNEETVLLSVLTPVIF; from the coding sequence ATGGAGGATATCAGTAAAAAGATTAAAAAAATAAGATTAGAAAAAGAAATGACTCTTAAGGACCTAAGCGAGAAAACAGGACTTTCCGTAAGTTTTCTTTCACAAATTGAACGAGGAAACTCATCACTTGCTATAACTTCTTTGAAGAAAATCTCTGATGCCTTTGACATTAATATCGCTTACTTCTTTAAAGAAATTGAAAATCACAATTATGCAGTTCGTGAATCGGAACAAAAACCTTTTAAACTAGAAGGTTCCAATGTTCAGCACATCCGATTAGCTGGAAAGTTTCCGGAGCGAAAAATGGAACCTATGCTAGTTACGGTACCTCCAAACAAACTGTTTATCGAGAGGCACAGCCATCCGGGGGAAGAATTTTATCATGTTATAAAAGGGACAATAATATTCAAAGTTGAGGAAAAGGAGTACATTTTAAATAAAGGTGACTCCATTCATTTCCCTTCTGAAAAAGTACATGAGTGGAAAAATCCTATGAATGAAGAAACAGTATTGTTGAGCGTATTGACACCAGTTATTTTTTAG